The genomic DNA TGGAGACCGGTGCTCTACCAATTGAGCTACTCACCTTCATTGCCATCTATCTGGTTTCCTTATGAACTGTACGTTTCTTACACCAACGGCAATATTTCTTGTATTCGACACGGTTTGGATGCAGTTTTTTATTCTTATCTGTAGAATAGTTACGCCGCTTGCAAACCGTACATTCAAGGGTGATTATATCACGCATCTTTGTTACCTTTAATTATTCCAATATTTCGGTTACGACACCGGCGCCAACTGTCCGTCCGCCTTCTCGAATCGCAAACCGTAACTCTTTTTCCATC from Candidatus Marinimicrobia bacterium CG08_land_8_20_14_0_20_45_22 includes the following:
- the rpmG gene encoding 50S ribosomal protein L33, whose amino-acid sequence is MRDIITLECTVCKRRNYSTDKNKKLHPNRVEYKKYCRWCKKRTVHKETR